The genomic window acttatttcaatctattaaaaaaaattaaattattaacaaaaaaagtcatCGACAGTGAGAATCAAAACCAGAGCGTCTGAGCAGCAAGAAAGTACGTTACAACCTAGGCCACTGTGCCTTTTGTCAGAGTGAAACATAACTAGTACATGAActgtgtttaaaaattttcaaaggctTTTTTCTCGAAATTGCCTGGCCAGTTATCATTTTAAGGGGTCAACACCCTAAAGATATATTACAAATACACAGTCACAGTGTGGATTATgtaatttttagtatattttataagttataagtaaaaatgttattttgttagTATAATGTCAGTTACGGGACGAAGTTAGACTTACAATTTTGTATCATTTCTGACTATGCTCTTTCGTCGTGTGGCCTACTCAATAATTTATCTGATTCTAAATCAGACATTATTTCTTCTAAGGTTTTCACACATCTGAGAGCTGCATACATCTGGCCTGTAGCGAACTGTTCGTTTCCTAGGTCTATAACAGCTTTATCAAGTTTAGTGCCCTGTAACTTGTGCACCATGACTGCCCAACTTAGAATCAAAGAACATTTGGCACTCAACATGTCCATATACTTTAGTTGCCAGAAATGTTGCAACAATAGGAGTTATATATACGAGTGATATATTTATGATTCTTAGCTGACCTGGAATTCTTCAGCTAACTTCAGCGTTGGTAATAAACCTCCGCAGTTATTGTCATCTATTGGAATGACAATGTTTGGTGGCGTCTTTCCATAAGTGGCTATTTCACAAGACTCATCTACAGCGTTTATGGTGTAAAAcctgtttgtttttctttttttttttttttttacgcatttGCTGCTGTCATGGTATTGTTGTAAGGATCCACTTGTTTCATGGTGGAATAGTTTCGAACTGCTAAAGATATTCTGCGATGTTCACATAGCAGTGGCATCTGATTGTTAGTTAACTCACCAACTCACAAATTAATTAACagattatatatgtgtgtgtgtgtttttaaactTAACACTGAGGCTGTAGTATTTGAGTCATCTGGCATAGGGCAGGAATGTCagtattttctaatataaatgtTAGCTACCTTAATGTAATGATAAGGAGAAAGTTACTAATTGTGTTTTTAGCATTAAgaagaaattaagtattttcattaaaatatttttggatggTTGGTAAGATAAAATTGTACAAAATTAAGTCCTTTACTAAAGATTTAcaatgttttctttcttttttattagCTCTCAAATGTGTGGTTTGATCGAATCGCACTTTCTCCGTCAGTAGAAGAGCACCATGAGACCATTAACAAAATGGCAGATGAGCTCATAATGAGCATTGAAAATGAAGTTGCAACAGGCGTTCCACTGAATAGAATAGTAGTTGGTAATTATAAAAAGATTATTTTGAGTCTTACGAAAATAACAAAGCCATACTTTTAAAGACTCTTTAAGTTTCATACCTAGTTTTTCTAGAGCATCTGTGTTAAGTTTGTTTTTGATttagttattttgaaaatatattgtaCAGTACCCACTCCAAAAGTATTTTGGCTTTGCATGATGGTGCTGATTCATGGAGAGCATTGTCTCATATTGATGTTAATGCTTTCCTTTTATCTTTCTCTTCTTAGTTCCCaaataatcattaattaattaatcattattttcacATCTTTGTGTAGTTTTAATGTTCTTTtcctttcatatatatatttgtttcaggTGGTTTTTCAATGGGGGGTGCTATGGCCATGCACATTGGTTACAGATACCTGCCAGGTTTAGCAGGAGTTTTTGCGCTCTCTTCTTTTCTTAATGACAAGTCTTCAGTGTATGAGGTGTGTATCAAGGGTGAGATTATCACTGCAGAAAGTTGTGTGTGATTTTTAATGATTGCCAGTTGGGTGATTTGCCATCATCCTCATGTGAAGGGATTATGTCAGCATCAGGTTCATGTAAGtactaggcctgtgtgaatattcaaaattttcaaataatgataataaactattcatattCAGTTCGACCTagaatactaacactttgaaataacaaatatttgtttgcttacaaatatttgacatagcatacGTTGTGAGTTTGTCGTATACCAACATTCATTGTTGAGATTGTCATTTGTGTGATATAAATATCCTTTTTGATatttaatgggacttcataatcaaaaatatGACCCATAAGTGATGTTTTAAACGTGCAAtaagtattcaaagttttttgattttttttccccccgctaATGTCTTGCTAagtaacagaaaaattatttgcACAATTCAAAACAAGgcatatttttcatttcaaacttaaaaacaaaatattatttgtattcattttgtCACATCAGAAGtggggaaaaatatatatacgtcaACAACTATGGACAACGCCACGTTCACGGACACTCCATTTCGATGGCCATTTAAAGAAGTAAATGTTATAGTTTCAACGGCGGATAAATTAGTAGTTATAATCaatctaacaccatgtgatacagtagcagcttacttgctatATGAATCTATGATTAAACAGACGttgcaactcaaaaatatattaaaaaatgtaaataatggtttaagattccagatgaaattaacagaaattgtgtttataatattgatgaactaaaatataattgaattttcttacacacacacacgtgtgcacGCATGCACACGCACACgcgtgaaaaattaaaataaaataataacattacagATTTAAACAAAATAGCTATACTTGGTGATATAGCCTTACAGACATTCAACAATGCAGTTTTTTCACAAGTGTTGCTATAGTTATAGAAGTCAGAAATGCAGATTCAAGAAGTGATTAaggcaaaaataatttaaaacgtgATCATAATTTGACAAATGAAAATGatctgtttttaataatttttaaccaatggttaaaatgaaatattaatattttaaaataatctcaTGACATGCAGATATCAAATAAAGATTGTCATCTCAGAATAGTTAACTACATGATGTGTATTATAGGTCCCATTTTTTACTGTGTAAAAAGTtagttattattaaataatgaaacCGGAATATTTTACGAAGTGCATTTGCATTTGCTTtcttaaaatttcaatattttttttttctttcaaaattgtaAATGTGGTGATAATTTTTCCCAGCACTTGAAGAATAGCGACAAAGGAATGCAGTTCCCTCCTCTTTACATGTGCCACGGTAGCCGTGACACACTGGTGCCGCCCAGCTGGGGCAAAGACACGCATGACCGGCTGTGCGAGTTGGGAGTTGGAGCTCAGTTCCACGTGGTGCGGAATGCGTTCCACGAACTGACTGGTGGCGAACTGAGACAGCTCTTTGACTGGATATCCACCCGTGTTCCGCCACCTTGACGCTGCTCAGGCTCGTTCTCGACGGCACGGAAGCAGACACATGTCACCCAGTGGGGTAGATGAATCAAGTATCACACGTGGACACGAAAGCTTACCGATTACATGCAACGAAGATGATCGGCACCTAATGTTTTTGTTTATGTGAAAGCCTGTGAGGAATAGTAGATAAGTATTTTTTCAcagtatttgttttaatttttaatgcgttaaaagttgttaaaattttaccattttatataattattttgtggtATATTTTCATTGTGTGTTAATGTCCAAATATGATTATATTCTtgccttaaaaattattttgagagaGTAACTTTCTTTAGTATAAACTTTCTTGacctttaaaatttaattatctatTCATTTTTAACTGCAttacatgttatttatttatttcaacatttttctATGCCTACCAACAGTCCAGGTACATTAGCGGTGGCCacgataaatacaaaaaatacacacaaatacataaaataacagTAACGAACAAGAAACAAAGGATAAGACAAACATACAGCACAAGAACAGATATTAAAGTAATACCTATAATGGCTATAATATATAGTATACAGTATTAACGGCAAGCAGCAAGACACAAATTTAAAGAGTACAATAAtgttaaattgaaggtaaaaatatccaaaatattaatattttgagtattaaaattgatattgaatttattagaatttgaatttaatctataaataatatcattattaattttaactgtaCACAAGGCTGATAAACAGTGACTATTGAATTGGGACCCACTAAGGCCACTCTTATCTAAGATGTATATGCAattgattttttaattataacagtGTTAATCTAAATAAGTTCTATGATCTGAAAGGGATGTTAATGTGGTTTGAGGGAAATTCTGTAGAGTTTGACGTACCTCCTGCGGCGGTAAAGCCCGGTTCCGACCCCATCATCACCAAATCCCGCTGGCGGAACGCACTCCTCGCGCGGCCCACACGGAGGAAGTTCGTGATGCCGCCGCCAGGCAGTAGACAACAGAACACTGTCTAGGGCGGACGCTCCGTCCCGCAGAAAAACAACAGGATGGTGTGTCTTGATAAGGATGATGACAAGATTTGCGATTGTGCTCCACAGCGCATGTTAACGGCGACAGACTATAATTGTGTGTGGTGGCATCCACCCTAGGGTTCCAGCTAACACAACAAGCAACAGGTAATTTTCTGGGAGATTAATCATACTTACCATGTGAGAACAATGTGCCTCAACAAGCTTTATTTGGAAGCTCTTGTAAAGCAGTAAAGTTGTTTCCATGCCCaaggtttataaattaataatcgtCGCGAGTCCAGTGATCCATGCGGGGGCCAATGACCCACACAATCACAACGGCTAGCCTGGCGCCTTCTCATAAAGAAAGTAACTAAATAATCCCCACCAGCAATCACTGGGCTCATCCGAGGTCGCAAACCCGAGACAACAGTTGATGgcaagttattaattttataattttgttttggatGTTTTCTATTTTATTGCTATTGGATGTGTTAATGGTAGTCATTactgaacagtattttaatttagaTCTGATTAAGGCCAAATAAAGTGAGAGAATTGAGTCATAAATAGTAGTGTGAAACGTACGTAATTAGGGGCTAATGCTCTTcgggaactagaaattaaatATTCTGCCTTCTGATGAAAGTATGATTTAGAGTCTTAAATGATGTCAAAATCTTTTACAGagttttctcgcataatcatcgcacattttattctaaaatcaagtttgaaaagtaggggtgcgacagtAGGtaaccgtaaaacggggtgaataggaTCATTTTATAACTTCGAATGGCTgtaggtttttataaaaaaaaagtagttttcaaATATGTCTATTGTATTCTTTGAGTTTTGGCTTCTAGTTTCGAATGTATGTTCCGAATTTCATTAATGAAtggcatatatatttatatatattttttagtgctCTGA from Bacillus rossius redtenbacheri isolate Brsri chromosome 1, Brsri_v3, whole genome shotgun sequence includes these protein-coding regions:
- the LOC134533072 gene encoding lysophospholipase-like protein 1 isoform X1, whose translation is MAGSLLRGPFTCFTSKSNSGTVFFLHGSGDSGEGVKTWIKGLLKTDEVIPHMRVVFPTAPLRPYTYLGGELSNVWFDRIALSPSVEEHHETINKMADELIMSIENEVATGVPLNRIVVGGFSMGGAMAMHIGYRYLPGLAGVFALSSFLNDKSSVYEHLKNSDKGMQFPPLYMCHGSRDTLVPPSWGKDTHDRLCELGVGAQFHVVRNAFHELTGGELRQLFDWISTRVPPP
- the LOC134533072 gene encoding lysophospholipase-like protein 1 isoform X2 — its product is MRVVFPTAPLRPYTYLGGELSNVWFDRIALSPSVEEHHETINKMADELIMSIENEVATGVPLNRIVVGGFSMGGAMAMHIGYRYLPGLAGVFALSSFLNDKSSVYEHLKNSDKGMQFPPLYMCHGSRDTLVPPSWGKDTHDRLCELGVGAQFHVVRNAFHELTGGELRQLFDWISTRVPPP